In the Phaseolus vulgaris cultivar G19833 chromosome 7, P. vulgaris v2.0, whole genome shotgun sequence genome, one interval contains:
- the LOC137829172 gene encoding uncharacterized protein: MPPITFTDDDFKGVDPSQDDQMVISVDIDNFTIMKTLVDQGSSVDILYWKTFKALRIPIEEMMPYNDHAVSFSRERVGTKGYIELYTTFGLDKASKTLRIRYLVIDANTSYNILLGRSSLNKLGAIVSTPHLAMKFPSLSGNILTIHVDQKIARECYAESLRVEPTQQKVTNSYLPRCKMPGRGRSPRRHAQSAEHAVAMADLDPREVEPRLTAKDELRHVPFIDEERYTSIGTTMAVADAELIHQALKRNVDLFAWMATDVPVVNPKIITHCLSVYKEARSVAQKKRNHAEEKRLATRVEAEKLLKVGFIREA; the protein is encoded by the coding sequence ATGCCACCAATAACATTTACAGATGATGACTTCAAAGGGGTAGACCCCTCCCAAGACGATCAAATGGTGATATCGGTCGACATCGATAACTTCACCATCATGAAGACCCTAGTAGATCAGGGAAGCTCGGTCGACATTCTCTACTGGAAGACCTTCAAAGCCTTGAGGATTCCAATAGAGGAGATGATGCCTTACAACGACCACGCGGTCAGTTTCTCTAGAGAACGAGTGGGGACGAAGGGGTACATCGAGTTGTACACCACCTTCGGCCTTGACAAGGCCAGCAAAACCCTAaggataaggtacttggttaTTGATGCCAACACCTCGTACAATATCCTTCTTGGACGGTCATCCCTCAACAAGCTCGGGGCGATCGTCTCCACCCCTCACCTCGCGATGAAGTTCCCCTCCCTATCGGGCAACATTTTGACCATTCACGTGGACCAAAAGATAGCAAGGGAGTGTTATGCAGAAAGCCTGCGAGTGGAGCCCACTCAGCAGAAGGTCACCAATAGTTACTTGCCCAGGTGTAAGATGCCTGGACGAGGGAGGTCCCCTCGAAGACATGCACAATCGGCCGAACATGCGGTCGCCATGGCCGACCTCGACCCACGGGAGGTCGAGCCAAGACTCACAGCAAAGGATGAGCTGCGCCACGTCCCCTTCATCGATGAGGAACGATACACGAGTATTGGCACAACAATGGCAGTCGCTGATGCTGAGCTCATCCATCAAGCCCTAAAGAGAAATGTGGATCTTTTTGCGTGGATGGCCACTGACGTCCCAGTCGTCAATCCTAAGATCATTACTCATTGCCTTTCAGTATACAAGGAAGCGCGTTCGGTCGCGCAGAAGAAAAGAAACCACGCTGAAGAGAAAAGACTCGCGACCAGAGTCGAAGCCGAGAAGCTCCTCAAGGTCGGGTTCATCCGAGAGGCCTGA
- the LOC137827841 gene encoding protein ACTIVITY OF BC1 COMPLEX KINASE 7, chloroplastic-like, with protein MAVIMALHGYCYSNIKLGNQRRALHNLSFPGSISVHKLPKNRRSKSDKSENDKSPRFLVEMRQTELPPSKYGTNGRVVKMVPASEVVKRKTMSENKVEMGSSSKKAVNGASLVRRDPSPALTKTVKSRTSKELPPLEELKVLPSDEGFSWANENYNSVQRSIDVWSFVISLRIRVLLDNGKWAYLGGFTEEKQKRRRQKTAAWLRECVLQLGPTFIKLGQLSSTRSDLFPREFVDELAKLQDRVPAFSPKKARGFIESELGAPINVLFKEFEDRPIAAASLGQVHRAILHNGEKVVIKVQRPGLKKLFDIDLRNLKLIAEYFQRSETLGGPTRDWVGIYEECATILYQEIDYINEGKNADRFRRDFRNIKWVRVPLVYWDYTASKVLTLEYVPGIKINEVDMLTSRAYDRLRISSRTIEAYLIQILKTGFFHADPHPGNLAVDVDEAIIYYDFGMMGDIKSFTRERLLELFYAVYEKDAKKVMQCLIDLGALQPTGDLSSVRRSVQFFLDNLLSQTPDQQQTLSAIGEDLFAIAQDQPFRFPSTFTFVIRAFSTLEGLGYILNPDFSFVKIAAPYAQELLDIRQKQRTGPQLVEEIRKQADDVRTNSITMPYRVQRIEEFVKQLESGDLKLRVRVLESERAARKATILQMATMYSVLGGTLLNLGITLSSQGNQAFANGSFLGAGVFAALLLRSMQRVKKLEKFEKMI; from the exons ATGGCAGTAATAATGGCTTTGCATGGTTATTGTTATAGCAATATAAAGTTGGGAAATCAGCGAAGAGCATTACACAATCTCAGTTTTCCAGGCTCAATTTCAGTTCATAAATTGCCAAAGAATAGAAGGTCAAAATCTGATAAGTCAGAGAATGATAAATCTCCTAGATTCCTGGTTGAAATGCGACAGACAGAATTGCCTCCATCAAAATATGGTACAAATGGTAGAGTTGTTAAAATGGTTCCAGCAAGTGAGGTAGTGAAAAGAAAGACAATGTCAGAGAATAAAGTGGAAATGGGGAGCAGTTCAAAGAAAGCTGTTAATGGAGCAAGTTTGGTAAGAAGAGACCCTAGCCCGGCCTTGACAAAGACAGTGAAATCTAGAACCTCTAAGGAACTTCCACCACTGGAAGAGCTAAAAGTTTTGCCCTCAGATGAAGGCTTCAGTTGGGCCAATGAAAATTACAATTCCGTGCAGAGATCTATTGATGTTTGGTCTTTTGTTATTTCTTTACGTATTCGAGTTCTGTTGGACAATGGAAAATGGGCATATTTGGGTGGCTTTACAGAAGAAAAGCAG AAAAGAAGAAGGCAGAAAACTGCTGCATGGCTAAGGGAGTGTGTATTACAGCTTGGCCCAACTTTCATTAAACTTGGACAGTTATCATCAACAAGGTCGGATCTATTTCCCCGGGAGTTTGTAGATGAGCTTGCAAAATTGCAG GATAGGGTACCTGCTTTTTCTCCGAAGAAAGCAAGAGGCTTTATTGAGAGTGAATTAGGAGCTCCCATTAATGTATTGTTTAAAGAGTTTGAAGATCGGCCTATTGCTGCTGCTAGTCTTGGTCAG GTTCATCGAGCTATATTACACAATGGAGAAAAAGTAGTTATCAAAGTTCAAAGGCCTGGGCTAAagaagctttttgacattgacTTGC GAAACTTAAAGCTGATTGCAGAATATTTTCAGAGAAGTGAAACTCTAGGTGGTCCGACAAGAGATTGGGTTGGTATATATGAAGAATGTGCAAC GATTTTGTATCAAGAAATTGATTATATAAATGAAGGAAAGAATGCTGATAGATTCCGCCGAGATTTTCGAAACATAAAGTGGGTCCGAGTACCT CTGGTTTATTGGGATTATACTGCATCGAAGGTGTTGACATTGGAGTACGTACCAG GTATCAAAATAAATGAAGTGGATATGTTAACTTCACGTGCTTATGATCGATTACGAATCTCATCACGCACTATTGAGGCATACTTGATTCAG ATATTGAAAACAGGTTTCTTTCATGCTGATCCACATCCTGGAAATCTTGCCGTTGATGTTGATGAAGCAATTATTTATTATGACTTTGGCATGATGGGGGATATAAAATCTTTCACCCGAGAGAGACTGCTTGAACTGTTCTATGCTGTTTATGAGAAGGATGCCAAAAAG GTAATGCAATGCCTTATAGATCTTGGAGCCCTCCAACCCACTGGTGACCTGTCATCT GTTAGGAGATCTGTACAGTTTTTCTTGGACAATCTTCTAAGCCAGACACCAGATCAACAACAGACTTTATCTGCAATTGGGGAG GATTTATTTGCTATAGCACAAGATCAGCCTTTCCGTTTTCCATCTACCTTCACTTTTGTCATTAGAGCATTTTCTACACTTGAAG GCTTAGGTTATATACTCAATCCAGATTTCTCCTTTGTGAAGATCGCTGCACCTTATGCACAG GAGCTTCTAGATATAAGGCAAAAGCAGCGCACTGGGCCACAGCTTGTTGAGGAGATAAGGAAACAAGCTGATGAT GTAAGAACCAATTCGATAACAATGCCATACAGAGTTCAAAGAATAGAGGAATTTGTCAAGCAACTCGAGTCAGGAGATCTGAAACTCCGAGTTCGAGTTCTTGAG TCTGAAAGAGCTGCTAGGAAAGCAACAATTTTACAAATGGCTACTATGTATTCGGTATTGGGGGGAACCTTGCTAAATCTTGGTATCACTTTGAGTAGCCAAGGCAATCAAGCGTTTGCAAATGGATCATTCCTTGGTGCAG GCGTTTTTGCAGCACTACTTTTAAGGTCTATGCAACGGGTGAAGAAACTTGAGAAGTTTGAGAAAATGATATAA
- the LOC137827842 gene encoding uncharacterized mitochondrial protein AtMg00820-like, whose protein sequence is MPTPHPPPAPAVEPPTVEPDLPIAIRKGDALAHPGWRQAMLDEMNALQNNGTWELVPLPSRKSVVGCRWIFAIKVGCDGTIDRLKARLVAKGYTQIFGLDYGDTFSPVAKMAFVRLFIAMAALQQ, encoded by the exons AtgccaacacctcatccccctcCGGCTCCTGCAGTTGAACCTCCGACAgttgaacctgatcttcctattgctatccgtaaag gtgatgccttagctcatcctggttggcgtcaggccatgcttgatgaaatgaatgcgcttcagaataatggaacttgggaacttgttcctttaccatctaggaaatctgttgttggttgcaggtggatttttgctatcaaagttggttgtgatggtactattgatcgtctcaaagctcgtcttgtggctaagggttatacccaaatttttggtttagactatggtgatactttttctccagtgGCAAAGATGGCCTTtgttcgcttattcatagctatggCTGCTCTTCAACAATGA